A genomic window from Variovorax paradoxus includes:
- a CDS encoding amidase has translation MAIKRPTLDQLQDVALGLGIHLSEAQASSYNALLQANFDAYDAVDAMPDYLPVVSYARTPGYRPLGEENKYGAWYVKTTIKGKAEGKLAGKTVVLKDNVCLAGVPMMNGASTLEGYVPNVDATVVTRLLDAGATVVGKAVCEYFCFSGGSHTSASGPVHNPHRMGYSAGGSSSGSAALVAAGEVDLAIGGDQGGSIRMPASYCGIYGMKATHGLVPYTGVMPIELTIDHTGPMTANVTDNALMLEVLAGPDGLDPRQHAGQAAKPYSELMKDGVRGLRIGIVKEGFGWPQSDPAVGAKVRKAAEVFTRLGAIVSEVSVPMHSVGPAIWLPIAAEGATQQMMKDNGHGFNWKGLYVTSMVDFHAGWKHRADELSETLKLTMVLGEYFIKHYRGHYYAKAQNLARQLTAAYDSALSDVDLLLMPTLPITATPLPAPGASIEEVVTRAFEVLPNTCPFDVTGHPSMSVPCGLIDGLPVGMMLTGRCYDEATIYRAAYAFEQAGDWKAI, from the coding sequence CGAAGCGCAGGCCAGCAGCTACAACGCGCTGCTGCAGGCCAACTTCGATGCCTACGACGCGGTCGATGCGATGCCCGACTACCTGCCTGTCGTGAGCTATGCGCGCACGCCCGGCTACCGCCCCCTGGGCGAAGAAAACAAGTACGGCGCCTGGTACGTCAAGACCACGATCAAGGGCAAGGCCGAGGGCAAGCTCGCCGGCAAGACCGTGGTGCTCAAGGACAACGTCTGCCTCGCCGGCGTGCCGATGATGAACGGCGCCTCCACGCTCGAAGGCTATGTGCCGAACGTCGACGCCACCGTCGTCACCCGGCTGCTCGATGCCGGTGCCACGGTGGTGGGCAAGGCGGTCTGCGAATACTTCTGCTTCTCGGGCGGCTCGCACACCAGTGCCTCCGGGCCGGTCCACAACCCGCACCGCATGGGCTACTCGGCCGGAGGCTCCTCGTCGGGCAGCGCGGCGCTGGTGGCCGCGGGCGAGGTCGACCTGGCGATCGGCGGCGACCAGGGCGGCTCCATCCGCATGCCGGCGTCCTATTGCGGCATCTACGGCATGAAGGCCACCCACGGCCTGGTGCCCTACACCGGCGTGATGCCGATCGAACTGACCATCGACCACACCGGCCCGATGACGGCCAACGTGACCGACAACGCGCTGATGCTCGAAGTGCTGGCCGGCCCCGACGGGCTCGATCCGCGCCAGCATGCGGGCCAGGCCGCCAAGCCCTACAGCGAGCTCATGAAGGACGGCGTGCGCGGCCTGCGCATCGGCATCGTCAAAGAAGGCTTCGGCTGGCCCCAGTCTGACCCCGCCGTCGGCGCCAAGGTGCGCAAGGCGGCCGAGGTGTTTACCCGGCTGGGCGCGATCGTCAGCGAGGTGTCGGTCCCCATGCATTCGGTCGGCCCGGCGATCTGGCTGCCGATTGCCGCCGAGGGTGCCACCCAGCAGATGATGAAAGACAACGGCCACGGCTTCAACTGGAAGGGGCTCTACGTCACCAGCATGGTCGACTTCCACGCCGGCTGGAAGCACCGCGCCGACGAGCTCTCCGAAACGCTCAAGCTCACCATGGTGCTTGGCGAGTATTTCATCAAGCACTACCGCGGCCACTACTACGCCAAGGCGCAGAACCTGGCCCGCCAGCTGACCGCGGCCTACGACAGCGCCCTGTCCGATGTCGATCTGCTGCTGATGCCCACGCTGCCGATCACGGCCACGCCGCTGCCGGCGCCCGGCGCCAGCATCGAGGAGGTGGTCACGCGCGCCTTCGAGGTGCTGCCCAACACCTGCCCCTTCGACGTCACCGGCCATCCCTCGATGAGCGTGCCCTGCGGGCTGATCGACGGCCTGCCGGTCGGAATGATGCTCACCGGCCGCTGCTACGACGAAGCCACCATCTACCGCGCCGCCTATGCCTTCGAGCAGGCCGGCGACTGGAAAGCCATCTGA
- a CDS encoding urea ABC transporter substrate-binding protein translates to MDRRSFIQSSAAALAGTAVPLFPMSAMAADEIVVGSIVDMSGGLDIYGKPMADCMTLAVEEQNAAGGLLGKKIRLATYDPQSNMQLYAQFAQQSALKDKSTVVMGGITSASREVIRPVLTRNKTLYFYNTQYEGGVCDRNTFCTGVTPGQTVAKLIPYAMKKWGKKVYVVAADYNYGQITSQWVKKFVQENGGSVASIDFFPLDVTNFGPTISKIEAAKPDMIVSALVGGAHISFYRQWAAAGLTKKIPLASTTFAGGNEHIVLSQAEADGFLISYNYFQNLDTPQNKAFKERFYKRFGADYPNITELAMGTYQGFKLWAEGVKKAGSLDREKMIAALETGISIDGPSGKVSLDPATHHCVLNVSIAEVRNKQLNIVETFQQQQPVDTSAVCNLVKNPKDNQQYVIKV, encoded by the coding sequence ATGGATCGTCGTTCCTTCATCCAGTCTTCGGCCGCTGCCCTGGCGGGCACCGCGGTGCCGCTGTTTCCGATGTCAGCCATGGCCGCCGACGAGATCGTCGTCGGCAGCATCGTCGACATGTCGGGCGGGCTGGACATCTACGGCAAGCCGATGGCCGACTGCATGACGCTCGCGGTCGAAGAGCAGAACGCCGCCGGCGGCCTGCTGGGCAAGAAGATCAGGCTGGCCACCTACGACCCGCAGTCGAACATGCAGCTCTATGCGCAGTTCGCGCAGCAATCGGCGCTGAAGGACAAGTCGACGGTCGTGATGGGCGGCATCACCTCGGCCTCGCGCGAGGTGATCCGGCCGGTGCTCACGCGCAACAAGACGCTGTACTTCTACAACACGCAGTACGAAGGAGGCGTGTGCGACCGCAACACCTTCTGCACCGGCGTCACGCCCGGCCAGACCGTCGCCAAGCTCATTCCCTACGCGATGAAGAAGTGGGGCAAGAAGGTCTACGTGGTGGCGGCCGACTACAACTACGGCCAGATCACCTCGCAATGGGTCAAGAAGTTCGTGCAGGAGAACGGCGGCTCGGTCGCCTCCATCGACTTCTTCCCGCTCGACGTGACCAACTTCGGCCCGACCATCTCGAAGATCGAGGCGGCCAAGCCCGACATGATCGTCTCGGCGCTGGTCGGCGGCGCGCACATCTCCTTCTACCGCCAGTGGGCGGCCGCGGGCCTGACGAAGAAGATCCCGCTCGCATCCACCACCTTCGCCGGCGGCAACGAGCACATCGTGCTGTCGCAGGCCGAGGCCGACGGCTTTCTCATCTCCTACAACTACTTCCAGAACCTCGACACGCCGCAGAACAAGGCCTTCAAGGAGCGCTTCTACAAGCGCTTCGGCGCCGACTATCCCAACATCACCGAGCTCGCGATGGGTACCTACCAGGGCTTCAAGCTCTGGGCCGAGGGCGTGAAGAAGGCCGGTTCGCTCGACCGCGAGAAGATGATCGCGGCCCTGGAGACCGGCATCAGCATCGACGGCCCGAGCGGCAAGGTCTCGCTCGACCCGGCCACCCACCACTGCGTGCTGAACGTGAGCATCGCCGAGGTGCGCAACAAGCAGCTCAACATCGTCGAGACCTTCCAGCAGCAGCAGCCGGTGGACACCAGCGCGGTCTGCAACCTCGTGAAGAACCCGAAGGACAACCAGCAGTACGTGATCAAGGTCTGA
- a CDS encoding branched-chain amino acid ABC transporter permease — protein MDLALVVLIQVLYAVASLVIVSAGLAVIFGMMKVINLAHGEFMMLGAYAVIAALKLGINLWIAMFIVAPIAVGLVGVVLERLVIRRLYGRMVDTMLATWGLSLLLVGIVTSVAGNTTAGVSAPLGSFSIGAYSVSGYTLVIIAVAVALSLAIRFVLTRTQLGLIARGTMQKPDMANALGISPSRVYSVTFAVGAALSGLAGGLLAPLTGVVPTMGAAFVAKAFITVIGGGPAILAGLIGASTLFGAINQLATFVTTPVLGEVALLVAAIVMLRLLPQGITGRFFKGSL, from the coding sequence ATGGATCTCGCACTCGTCGTTCTCATCCAGGTGCTCTACGCGGTGGCGAGCCTGGTCATCGTCTCCGCCGGGCTGGCCGTCATCTTCGGGATGATGAAGGTCATCAATCTCGCGCACGGCGAGTTCATGATGCTCGGCGCCTATGCCGTCATTGCGGCGCTCAAGCTCGGCATCAACCTGTGGATCGCGATGTTCATCGTCGCGCCGATCGCGGTGGGCCTGGTCGGCGTGGTGCTGGAGCGGCTGGTCATTCGCCGCCTCTACGGCCGCATGGTCGACACCATGCTGGCCACCTGGGGGCTGTCGCTGCTGCTGGTGGGCATCGTCACCTCGGTGGCGGGCAACACCACGGCCGGCGTCTCGGCGCCGCTGGGCAGCTTTTCCATCGGCGCCTACTCGGTCAGCGGCTACACGCTGGTGATCATCGCGGTTGCCGTGGCGCTGTCGCTGGCGATCCGCTTCGTGCTCACGCGCACGCAGCTGGGCCTGATCGCGCGCGGCACCATGCAGAAGCCCGATATGGCGAACGCACTCGGCATCAGCCCGAGCCGCGTGTACTCGGTCACCTTCGCGGTGGGCGCCGCGCTCTCCGGCCTGGCCGGCGGGCTGCTCGCGCCGCTGACCGGCGTGGTGCCGACCATGGGCGCCGCCTTCGTGGCCAAGGCCTTCATCACCGTGATCGGCGGCGGGCCGGCCATCCTGGCAGGCCTGATCGGTGCATCGACGCTCTTCGGCGCCATCAACCAGCTCGCGACCTTCGTGACCACGCCTGTGCTGGGCGAGGTGGCGCTGCTCGTGGCCGCGATCGTGATGCTGCGGCTGCTGCCGCAAGGCATCACCGGACGTTTCTTCAAGGGGTCCCTGTGA
- a CDS encoding branched-chain amino acid ABC transporter permease: MNRFAKSWVSAAISLAVGVALLFGLPGVMDDYTLIEVTIYAVMSILGVSLAFIWGFGGILCFGQAAFFGLGSYTYAIAMMNMGDSTVPFLLAIVVPALFAALLGYVIFYGRLSDVYMGVITLTVTLILFNLINSTAGPEWRIGNAPLGGFNGIPAIPTLNWPGQQDEVLTPKDLFYVTFSCLLLVYLGLRVLISSKIGRVIVAAKENEQRVLLLGYDARAYKLFSFTLGGAIAGLAGCLFANWGAFTSPTIFGLGQSAQIIIWVIVGGLGTLVGPIVGCIAIQWLTSQIGTQQTFNSNLVLGGILVVFVLLVPRGIVPTLGDLIDMAWRRLRKTPAHAPKVASPAAAPKAPIEAPHALTATETAP; this comes from the coding sequence GTGAATCGTTTTGCCAAGTCCTGGGTCAGCGCGGCGATCAGCCTGGCCGTTGGCGTCGCGCTGCTCTTCGGCCTGCCCGGCGTGATGGACGACTACACGCTGATCGAAGTCACGATCTACGCCGTCATGTCGATCCTCGGCGTGAGCCTTGCCTTCATCTGGGGCTTCGGCGGCATCCTGTGCTTCGGGCAGGCAGCCTTCTTCGGCCTCGGCTCGTACACCTACGCGATCGCGATGATGAACATGGGCGACAGCACCGTGCCCTTCCTGCTCGCGATCGTGGTCCCCGCGTTGTTCGCCGCGCTGCTGGGCTACGTGATCTTCTACGGCCGCCTGTCGGACGTGTACATGGGCGTGATCACCCTCACCGTCACGCTGATCCTGTTCAACCTGATCAACTCGACCGCCGGGCCGGAGTGGCGCATCGGCAATGCGCCGCTGGGCGGCTTCAACGGCATCCCGGCGATACCGACGCTCAACTGGCCCGGGCAGCAGGACGAGGTGCTCACACCGAAGGACTTGTTCTACGTCACCTTCAGCTGCCTGTTGCTGGTCTATCTGGGGCTGCGCGTGCTGATCAGCTCGAAGATCGGCCGCGTGATCGTCGCGGCCAAGGAGAACGAGCAGCGCGTGCTGCTGCTGGGCTACGACGCGCGCGCCTACAAGCTATTCAGCTTCACGCTGGGGGGCGCCATCGCAGGCCTGGCGGGCTGCCTGTTCGCGAACTGGGGTGCATTCACGAGCCCCACCATCTTCGGCCTCGGGCAGTCGGCGCAGATCATCATCTGGGTCATCGTCGGCGGCCTGGGCACACTGGTCGGGCCGATCGTCGGCTGCATCGCGATCCAGTGGCTGACCTCGCAGATCGGTACGCAGCAGACCTTCAATTCCAACCTGGTGCTCGGCGGCATCCTGGTGGTCTTCGTGCTGCTGGTGCCGCGCGGCATCGTACCGACCCTCGGCGACCTGATCGACATGGCGTGGCGCCGCCTGCGCAAGACGCCGGCACATGCCCCGAAGGTGGCCTCGCCCGCGGCGGCCCCCAAGGCCCCGATCGAAGCGCCGCACGCGCTGACCGCAACGGAGACGGCCCCATGA
- a CDS encoding ATP-binding cassette domain-containing protein codes for MTTPLIETRNLNVRFGGVHATRDVNFTLAEAELRCVIGPNGAGKSTFFKLLTGQVKPTSGQILFRGQDISKMQPHDPGRLGIGIKTQVPSLFNGLSVWENVWLSARRLNSTAQADRITRETLERVGMHAYRDVTAGLLAHGMRQWVEIGVVIAADPPLILLDEPAAGMSDGEVARTAELILEINRQHALVVVEHDMNFIRMIARKVTVLHQGAVIKEDTPDRIMSDPLIQQIYLGKKPH; via the coding sequence ATGACGACGCCCCTGATCGAGACCCGCAACCTCAACGTGCGCTTCGGCGGCGTGCACGCCACGCGCGACGTGAACTTCACGCTGGCCGAAGCCGAGCTGCGCTGCGTGATCGGCCCGAACGGCGCCGGCAAGAGCACTTTCTTCAAGCTGCTGACCGGCCAGGTCAAGCCGACCTCGGGCCAGATCCTGTTCCGCGGCCAGGACATCTCGAAGATGCAGCCGCACGACCCGGGCCGCCTGGGCATCGGCATCAAGACCCAGGTGCCCAGCCTGTTCAACGGGCTGAGCGTGTGGGAGAACGTGTGGCTCTCGGCGCGGCGCCTGAACAGCACCGCGCAGGCCGACCGCATCACGCGCGAGACGCTCGAACGCGTAGGCATGCATGCCTACCGCGACGTCACGGCCGGGCTGCTGGCGCACGGCATGCGGCAGTGGGTCGAGATCGGCGTAGTGATCGCGGCCGATCCGCCGCTGATCCTGCTCGACGAACCGGCCGCCGGCATGAGCGACGGCGAGGTGGCGCGCACGGCCGAACTCATCCTGGAAATCAACCGCCAGCATGCGCTGGTGGTGGTGGAACACGACATGAACTTCATCCGCATGATCGCCAGGAAAGTCACCGTGCTGCACCAGGGCGCCGTGATCAAGGAGGACACGCCGGACCGCATCATGAGCGACCCGCTGATCCAGCAGATCTACCTCGGCAAGAAGCCGCACTGA